From Strix uralensis isolate ZFMK-TIS-50842 unplaced genomic scaffold, bStrUra1 scaffold_131, whole genome shotgun sequence, the proteins below share one genomic window:
- the CLPTM1 gene encoding putative lipid scramblase CLPTM1, with protein MAAPGTEVAAAAAAAAAAGPAPGPGQVTSNGSAGGDEAAAAETQRQQPAPNAWQVIKGVLFRIFIIWAISSWFRRGPAPQEQSSAGGTPRAPSRNLFPKDTLMDLYVYISEHEHFTDFNVSSALFWQKRDLVYGDWTSGENADGCYEHYGEVDISQSVQQNGSIYIHVYFTKSGFHPDPRQKNLYRRLATVHTSRMINKYKRRRFQKTKNLLTGETEADPEMIKRAEDYGPVEVISHWHPNLTINMVDDHTPWVKGSVPPPLDQYVKFDAISGDYYPILYFNDYWNLQKDYFPINETLQRLPFRLSFCPLSLWRWQLYAAQSTKSPWNFLGEDLYEQSDEEQDSVKVALLETNPYLLALTIIVSIVHSIFEFLAFKNDIQFWNSRQSLEGLSVRSVFFGVFQSLVVLLYILDNETNFVVQVSVFIGLLIDLWKITKVMDVRLDRENKVAGVFPRVTFKDKSTYVESSTKVYDDMAFRYLSWILFPLLGCYAVYSLLYLEHKGWYSWVLSMLYGFLLTFGFITMTPQLFINYKLKSVAHLPWRMLTYKALNTFIDDLFAFVIKMPMMYRIGCLRDDVVFFIYLYQRWIYRVDLTRINEFGVSGEDQVSPRPPLPPSPPPPLLPTGGSPGGEKAPEDKKKD; from the exons ATGGCGGCGCCGGGGacggaggtggcggcggcggcggcggcggcggcggcggcggggcccgcgccgggcccggggcag GTGACCAGCAACGGGAGCGCCGGTGGCGACGAGGCGGCGGCAGCCGAGACGCAGCGGCAGCAGCCGGCGCCCAACGCCTGGCAGGTCATCAAGGGTGTCCTCTTCAG GATCTTCATCATCTGGGCCATCAGCAGCTGGTTCCGCCGCGGGCCAGCGCCGCAGGAGCAGAGCAGCGCAGGCGGGACGCCACGAGCCCCGAGCCGAAACCTCTTCCCCAAGGACACTTTAATG GACCTTTACGTTTATATCTCCGAGCACGAGCACTTTACGGACTTCAACGTCAGCTCGGCGTTGTTCTGGCAGAAGCGGGATCTTGTCTACGGGGACTGGACCAGCGGGGAGAACGCCGACGGGTGCTACGAACACTACGGGGAAGTCGACATTTCGCAG AGCGTCCAGCAGAACGGCTCCATTTACATCCATGTGTACTTCACAAAGAGCGGCTTCCACCCCGACCCCAGGCAGAAAAACCTCTACAGGCGCCTCGCCACCGTCCACACCTCGCGAA TGATCAACAAATACAAGCGCCGGCGGTTCCAGAAAACCAAGAACCTCCTGACGGGCGAGACGGAGGCAGACCCTGAAATGATCAAG AGGGCAGAAGACTACGGCCCCGTGGAGGTCATTTCCCACTGGCACCCCAACTTGACCATCAACATGGTGGATGACCACACGCCCTGGGTGAAGGGCAGCGTGCCGCCCCCCCTGGACCAGT ATGTGAAGTTTGATGCCATCAGCGGCGACTACTACCCCATCCTCTACTTCAACGACTACTGGAACCTGCAGAAAGATTATTTCCCCATCAACGAGACCCTGCAGCGCCTGCCCTTCCGCCTCTCCTTCTGCCCGCTCTCCCTGTGGCGCTGGCAGCTCTATGCTGCCCAGAGCACCAAATCCCCCTGGAATTTCCTGGGAGAGGATCTCTACGAGCAGTCGGACGAGGAGCAAGACTCGGTGAAG GTCGCTCTCCTGGAGACCAACCCCTACCTGCTGGCGCTGACCATCATCGTCTCCATCGTTCACAGCATCTTCGAGTTTTTGGCCTTCAAAAACG ACATCCAGTTCTGGAACAGCCGGCAATCTCTGGAGGGACTTTCCGTCCGCTCCGTCTTCTTCGGCGTCTTCCAGTCCCTCGTCGTCCTCCTCTACATCTTGGACAATGAAACCAATTTTGTGGTGCAAGTCAGTGTCTTCATCGGGCTCCTCATCGATCTCTGGAAGATCACAAAGGTCATGGACGTCCGG CTGGACCGCGAGAACAAGGTGGCGGGAGTGTTCCCCCGCGTCACCTTCAAAGACAAATCAACCTACGTCGAGTCTTCCACGAAGGTGTACGACGAT ATGGCTTTCCGGTACCTCTCGTGGATCCTCTTCCCCTTGCTGGGCTGTTACGCCGTGTACAGCCTGCTCTACCTGGAGCACAAGGGCTGGTACTCGTGGGTGCTGAGCATGCTCTACGGCTTCCTCCTCACCTTCG GTTTCATCACCATGACCCCCCAACTCTTCATTAACTACAAGCTGAAGTCGGTCGCCCACCTGCCGTGGCGGATGTTGACCTACAAAGCCCTTAACACCTTCATCGATGACCTCTTCGCCTTCGTCATCAAGATGCCCATGATGTACAGGATAGGCTGCCTGCGGGACG ATGTAGTCTTCTTCATTTACCTCTACCAACGCTGGATCTACCGCGTTGACCTCACGCGCATCAACGAGTTCGGTGTCAGTGGGGAGGACCAGGTCTCCCcccgaccccccctcccccccagccccccccccccactcctaCCCACCGGTGGCTCCCCGGGGGGAGAAAAAGCACCAGAGGACAAGAAGAAGGATTAA
- the ERCC1 gene encoding DNA excision repair protein ERCC-1 isoform X2 has translation MEAPAGKRRRFMLRQEGPGDPAVPSLFKPSAAAPGVPPGPPPLPPGPSSYAEYVVQQSAPRASPGAAEPTLGSPSAAGAPPGHPPTLESGGGPPGGAAPGGGNPGDVPPLPVLKPGAKSSSIVVSPRQDMGGDCRLVSWDKEGGVRGQSPSRGAPDTPSPVTPQRGNPVLKFVRNVPWEFGDVVPDYVLGQSTCALFLSLRYHHLNPGYIHDRLRHLGRSYGLQLLLLQVDVDPHQALKELAKICILADCTLLLAWSPEEAGRYLETYKAYEQKPPDLLKERVEQDFLSRMTDCLTSIKSVNKTDALSLLTAFGSLAAVVGASREDLSLCPGVGPQKAKRLFDVLHEPFLKVPK, from the exons ATGGAGGCCCCGGCGGGGAAGCGGAGGCGGTTCATGCTGCGGCAGGAGGGTCCCGGCGACCCCGCG GTCCCGTCGCTCTTCAAACCCTCCGCGGCCGCCCCCGGGgttccccccggcccccccccgctgcccccgggcCCCAGCTCCTACGCCGAGTACGTGGTGCAGCAGTCGGCCCCCAGGGCCTCCCCCGGAGCCGCCGAACCAACCCTGGGCTCCCCCAGTGCGGCGGGGGctccccccgggcaccccccgaCGCTTGAGTCTGGCGGTGGCCCCCCgggaggggctgccccgggcGGGGGCAACCCTGGGGACGTGCCCCCCCTGCCCGTGCTCAAACCGGGCGCCAAGAGCAGCAGCATCGTCGTCAGCCCGCGGCAG GACATGGGAGGGGACTGTCGCCTGGTGTCTTGGGACAAAGAGGGGGGGGTGAGGGGCCAGTCCCCATCCCGgggggcccctgacacccccAGCCCCGTCACCCCCCAGCGAGGCAACCCGGTGCTGAAGTTTGTCCGCAACGTCCCCTGGGAGTTCGGTGACGTCGTCCCCGACTATGTGCTGGGCCAAAGCACCTGCGCCCTCTTCCTCAG CCTGCGGTACCACCACCTCAACCCCGGCTACATCCATGACCGCCTGCGGCACCTGGGCCGGAGCTAcgggctgcagctgctgctgctccaggtcGACGTG GACCCTCaccaggcgctgaaggagctggcgAAGATCTGCATCCTGGCCGACTGCACCCTCCTGCTGGCCTGGAG ccctgagGAGGCTGGGCGGTACCTGGAGACCTACAAGGCCTATGAGCAGAAACCACCCGACCTGCTGAAGGAGCGGGTGGAGCAAGATTTCCTGTCCCGG ATGACCGACTGCCTGACCAGCATCAAATCGGTGAACAAGACGGACGCGCTGAGCCTCCTCACTGCCTTTGGG TCGCTGGCGGCCGTGGTGGGGGCCTCCAGGGAGGACCTGTCCCTCTGCCCCGGCGTTGGGCcccagaag GCCAAGCGGCTCTTCGACGTCCTGCACGAGCCCTTCCTCAAGGTCCCCAAATGA
- the ERCC1 gene encoding DNA excision repair protein ERCC-1 isoform X3 — protein sequence MEAPAGKRRRFMLRQEGPGDPAVPSLFKPSAAAPGVPPGPPPLPPGPSSYAEYVVQQSAPRASPGAAEPTLGSPSAAGAPPGHPPTLESGGGPPGGAAPGGGNPGDVPPLPVLKPGAKSSSIVVSPRQRGNPVLKFVRNVPWEFGDVVPDYVLGQSTCALFLSLRYHHLNPGYIHDRLRHLGRSYGLQLLLLQVDVKDPHQALKELAKICILADCTLLLAWSPEEAGRYLETYKAYEQKPPDLLKERVEQDFLSRMTDCLTSIKSVNKTDALSLLTAFGSLAAVVGASREDLSLCPGVGPQKAKRLFDVLHEPFLKVPK from the exons ATGGAGGCCCCGGCGGGGAAGCGGAGGCGGTTCATGCTGCGGCAGGAGGGTCCCGGCGACCCCGCG GTCCCGTCGCTCTTCAAACCCTCCGCGGCCGCCCCCGGGgttccccccggcccccccccgctgcccccgggcCCCAGCTCCTACGCCGAGTACGTGGTGCAGCAGTCGGCCCCCAGGGCCTCCCCCGGAGCCGCCGAACCAACCCTGGGCTCCCCCAGTGCGGCGGGGGctccccccgggcaccccccgaCGCTTGAGTCTGGCGGTGGCCCCCCgggaggggctgccccgggcGGGGGCAACCCTGGGGACGTGCCCCCCCTGCCCGTGCTCAAACCGGGCGCCAAGAGCAGCAGCATCGTCGTCAGCCCGCGGCAG CGAGGCAACCCGGTGCTGAAGTTTGTCCGCAACGTCCCCTGGGAGTTCGGTGACGTCGTCCCCGACTATGTGCTGGGCCAAAGCACCTGCGCCCTCTTCCTCAG CCTGCGGTACCACCACCTCAACCCCGGCTACATCCATGACCGCCTGCGGCACCTGGGCCGGAGCTAcgggctgcagctgctgctgctccaggtcGACGTG AAGGACCCTCaccaggcgctgaaggagctggcgAAGATCTGCATCCTGGCCGACTGCACCCTCCTGCTGGCCTGGAG ccctgagGAGGCTGGGCGGTACCTGGAGACCTACAAGGCCTATGAGCAGAAACCACCCGACCTGCTGAAGGAGCGGGTGGAGCAAGATTTCCTGTCCCGG ATGACCGACTGCCTGACCAGCATCAAATCGGTGAACAAGACGGACGCGCTGAGCCTCCTCACTGCCTTTGGG TCGCTGGCGGCCGTGGTGGGGGCCTCCAGGGAGGACCTGTCCCTCTGCCCCGGCGTTGGGCcccagaag GCCAAGCGGCTCTTCGACGTCCTGCACGAGCCCTTCCTCAAGGTCCCCAAATGA
- the RELB gene encoding transcription factor RelB isoform X4, protein MRTAEIIEEVMKEDGFQLDPAPVLAKALPKGSAKLVARGSSPAVATRPLCPAEPCPYSATVLPADSRSPQLAQSLSTLSLSPKLVPRGTTGTSGRHRWPPATGQGKDQLEELLEPPKLVITEQPKQRGMRFRYECEGRSAGSILGESSTDASKTLPAIELLNCQAIPEVKVTACLVWKDWPYRVHPHGLVGKDCSNGLCEVVLKPHANPKHSFSNLGIQCVKKKEIEAAIEKKLQLGIDPFKAGSLKNHQEVDMNVVRICFQASYKDGSGQTRHLSPVLSEPIFDKKSTNTSELRICRMNKESGPCTGGEELYLLCDKVQKEDIAVVFRKETWEARADFSQADVHRQVAIVFKTPPYQHLELAEPVEVEVFLQRLTDSVCSESFRFTYLPKDHDAYGVNVKRKRGMPDVLEEFSGSDPYGIEAKRRKKPPGYMDHFVPLPAPGREQPSTSSSSAFSSCSPPGGTPPRLGGSWGPPGCGTKPASTSASCGG, encoded by the exons ATGCGAACAGCTG AAATCATCGAAGAGGTCATGAAGGAGGACGGTTTCCAGCTGGATCCAGCCCCCGTCCTGGCCAAAGCGCTGCCCAAAGGCTCAGCCAAGCTGGTGGCCCGTGGCTCCAGCCCTGCGGTAGCCACCCGGCCGCTGTGCCCAGCTGAGCCCTGCCCTTACAGTGCCACAGTGCTGCCGGCCGACTCTCGGTCCCCGCAGCTCGCCCAGAGCCTCAGCACCCTCTCGCTGTCACCCAAGCTGGTGCCGCGGGGCACAACGGGCACCAGTGGGCGGCACCGCTGGCCCCCGGCTACCGGGCAGGGCAAGGACCAGCTGGAGGAGCTACTGGAGCCGCCCAAACTGGTGATCACGGAGCAGCCCAAGCAACGGGGCATGCGGTTCCGCTACGAGTGCGAGGGCCGCTCGGCTGGCAGCATCCTGGGCGAGAGCAGCACCGACGCCAGCAAGACGCTGCCGGCCATCGAG CTGCTGAACTGCCAGGCCATCCCCGAGGTGAAGGTGACGGCGTGTTTGGTGTGGAAAGACTGGCCCTACCGCGTCCACCCCCACGGCCTGGTGGGCAAGGACTGCAGCAACGGGCTCTGCGAGGTCGTTCTCAAGCCTCACGCCAACCCCAAGCACAG CTTTAGCAACTTGGGCATCCAGTGCGTGAAGAAAAAGGAGATCGAGGCAGCGATAGAGAAGAAGCTGCAGTTGGGCATTGACCCCTTCAAAG cCGGTTCCCTCAAGAACCATCAGGAGGTGGACATGAACGTGGTGAGAATCTGCTTCCAGGCCTCCTACAAGGATGGCTCCGGGCAGACACGACACCTCAGCCCCGTGCTCTCGGAGCCCATCTTCGACAAGA AGTCCACCAACACCTCGGAGCTGCGGATTTGCCGGATGAACAAGGAGAGTGGTCCCTGCACGGGCGGTGAGGAGCTCTATCTGCTCTGTGACAAGGTCCAGAAAG AGGATATCGCGGTGGTTTTCCGGAAGGAGACGTGGGAAGCGCGGGCGGATTTCTCGCAGGCCGACGTGCACCGCCAAGTCGCCATTGTCTTCAAGACGCCGCCGTACCAGCACCTGGAGTTGGCCGAGCCCGTGGAGGTGGAGGTTTTCCTGCAGCGCCTCACCGACAGTGTCTGCAGCGAGTCCTTCCGCTTCACCTACTTGCCCAAGGACCACG ATGCCTACGGGGTCAACGTGAAGCGGAAGCGGGGGATGCCTGATGTCCTGGAGGAGTTTTCAGGCTCAG ATCCGTACGGAATCGAAgccaagaggaggaagaagccgCCGGGATACATGGATCACTTTGTGCCACTGCCGGCGCCAG
- the POLR1G gene encoding DNA-directed RNA polymerase I subunit RPA34 has protein sequence MGQGAGPRCARGGMEGPVRFRCPPDFEAVTLSPPPGLWGGALAGPSTELWLIRTPADFCPESLEGCAVPLDGCGQLRPPQDGDGRLYRLRGIPGGAGSTLLLAPNSPGGPLACAPPLRGCLSITESFGDPPTTDPPPAKRKKKKKKKMKEPPDTPEMSTPGRAAPGEEGEQGLGLPPDIGVTPEVPKRKKKHKRERVE, from the exons atGGGGCAAGGGGCGGGGCCACGCTGTGCACGCGGCGGCATGGAGG GGCCCGTGCGGTTCCGGTGCCCCCCCGATTTCGAGGCGGTGACCCTCTcgcccccccccgggctgtgGGGGGGGGCCCTGGCGGGTCCCTCCACCGAGCTCTGGCTCATCCGCACCCCCGCCGACTTCTGCCCCGAGAG CCTGGAGGGCTGCGCGGTGCCACTGGATGGCTGCGGGCAGCTGCGGCCCCCCCAGGATGGGGACGGGCGGCTCTACAGGCTGCGGGGGATCCCAgggggggctggcagcaccctccTCCTGGCCCCCAACTCCCCTGGTGGCCCCCTGGCCTGTGCTCCCCCCCTCCGCGGCTGCCTCAGCATCACCGAGAgctttggggacccccccacgaCCGACCCGCCACCAgccaagagaaagaagaagaagaagaagaagatgaaggaGCCACCGGACACACCCGAAATGTCGACGCCGGGGAGGGCAGCGCCTGgtgaggagggggagcaggggctgggacTCCCCCCAGACATCGGGGTGACCCCTGAAGTGCCCAAGAGGAAGAAGAAGCACAAGCGGGAGCGGGTGGAGTGA
- the ERCC1 gene encoding DNA excision repair protein ERCC-1 isoform X1 → MEAPAGKRRRFMLRQEGPGDPAVPSLFKPSAAAPGVPPGPPPLPPGPSSYAEYVVQQSAPRASPGAAEPTLGSPSAAGAPPGHPPTLESGGGPPGGAAPGGGNPGDVPPLPVLKPGAKSSSIVVSPRQDMGGDCRLVSWDKEGGVRGQSPSRGAPDTPSPVTPQRGNPVLKFVRNVPWEFGDVVPDYVLGQSTCALFLSLRYHHLNPGYIHDRLRHLGRSYGLQLLLLQVDVKDPHQALKELAKICILADCTLLLAWSPEEAGRYLETYKAYEQKPPDLLKERVEQDFLSRMTDCLTSIKSVNKTDALSLLTAFGSLAAVVGASREDLSLCPGVGPQKAKRLFDVLHEPFLKVPK, encoded by the exons ATGGAGGCCCCGGCGGGGAAGCGGAGGCGGTTCATGCTGCGGCAGGAGGGTCCCGGCGACCCCGCG GTCCCGTCGCTCTTCAAACCCTCCGCGGCCGCCCCCGGGgttccccccggcccccccccgctgcccccgggcCCCAGCTCCTACGCCGAGTACGTGGTGCAGCAGTCGGCCCCCAGGGCCTCCCCCGGAGCCGCCGAACCAACCCTGGGCTCCCCCAGTGCGGCGGGGGctccccccgggcaccccccgaCGCTTGAGTCTGGCGGTGGCCCCCCgggaggggctgccccgggcGGGGGCAACCCTGGGGACGTGCCCCCCCTGCCCGTGCTCAAACCGGGCGCCAAGAGCAGCAGCATCGTCGTCAGCCCGCGGCAG GACATGGGAGGGGACTGTCGCCTGGTGTCTTGGGACAAAGAGGGGGGGGTGAGGGGCCAGTCCCCATCCCGgggggcccctgacacccccAGCCCCGTCACCCCCCAGCGAGGCAACCCGGTGCTGAAGTTTGTCCGCAACGTCCCCTGGGAGTTCGGTGACGTCGTCCCCGACTATGTGCTGGGCCAAAGCACCTGCGCCCTCTTCCTCAG CCTGCGGTACCACCACCTCAACCCCGGCTACATCCATGACCGCCTGCGGCACCTGGGCCGGAGCTAcgggctgcagctgctgctgctccaggtcGACGTG AAGGACCCTCaccaggcgctgaaggagctggcgAAGATCTGCATCCTGGCCGACTGCACCCTCCTGCTGGCCTGGAG ccctgagGAGGCTGGGCGGTACCTGGAGACCTACAAGGCCTATGAGCAGAAACCACCCGACCTGCTGAAGGAGCGGGTGGAGCAAGATTTCCTGTCCCGG ATGACCGACTGCCTGACCAGCATCAAATCGGTGAACAAGACGGACGCGCTGAGCCTCCTCACTGCCTTTGGG TCGCTGGCGGCCGTGGTGGGGGCCTCCAGGGAGGACCTGTCCCTCTGCCCCGGCGTTGGGCcccagaag GCCAAGCGGCTCTTCGACGTCCTGCACGAGCCCTTCCTCAAGGTCCCCAAATGA
- the LOC141938519 gene encoding uncharacterized protein LOC141938519: MPAEPKGPGLATELPPPRPIPRGPPKKTEGGWGAQPDSEKDSGFSDTSSEHLSGREQTDTEEPPGTQLAPPQHPLAAMAPGHPFAHLAPVYLVHNLLLQQPLGAPPEPWQPAQLLLLQPPPPAAPHPAATSPIGTPGCPNRHRGVTAELLRWGGLLAAALRTGALLRQNRRTQREIAALRRHARLLARAARDPRTWPRLRDALGGWDGGSPVPPGVPRQDPPAFGEGLGAGGL, from the exons ATGCCGGCCGAGCCAAAGGGGCCAGGGTTGGCCACcgagctcccccctccccggcccatCCCCAGGGGCCCCCCAAAGAAGACAGAGGGTGGATGGGGGGCACAGCCCGACTCCGAGAAGGACTCCGGCTTCTCAG ACACCAGCTCGGAGCACCTGAGCGGACGGGAGCAGACGGACACAGAGGAGCCGCCCGGCACCCAACTGGCCCCGCCACAGCACCCGCTCGCCGCCATGGCACCCGGCCACCCCTTTGCCCACCTGGCACCCGTCTACCTCGTCCAcaacctcctcctccagcag CCCCTCGGAGCCCCCCCGGAGCCCTGGCAGCCAGCTCAGCTTCTCCTACTCCAGCCCccaccgcccgccgccccccaccctgccGCCACCTCCCCGATAGGGACCCCGGGATGTCCAAACCGGCATCGGGGGGTGACGGCGGAGCTGCTGcgctggggggggctgctggcGGCAGCTCTGCGCACCGGGGCCCTTCTCCGGCAGAACCGGCGCACCCAGCGGGAGATTGCTGCCCTGCGCCGGCACGCTCGGCTCCTGGCCCGTGCTGCCCGCGACCCCCGCACCTGGCCTCGCCTGCGCGATGCCCTGGGGGGGTGGGACGGCGgctccccggtgccccccggtGTCCCCCGCCAGGACCCCCCAGCTTTTGGggaggggctgggtgctggggggctgtaG